TGTCATCATCGGCCATGCCGAAATCGCCCTGCGCCGATCGGATCAGGACAGCCGCATCTATAATAACCTCAAAGAGATCCGGACCGCAGCCAAACGTTCCGCGGACCTGACCCGGCAGTTGCTGACCTATGCGCGCAAACAGACCATCCAGCCGAAATTGCTGGATGTTAACGCACTGGTGAGCGGGATGTTGAACATCCTGCGGCGGCTTATCGGCGAAAATATCGAGGTCATCTGGAACCCAGCCGCAGAGCTCTGGCCGGTCAAAATCGATCCGACTCAGTTCGATCAAATCCTCACCAACCTGTGCCTGAACGCCCGGGATGCCATCAGCGGGACCGGGCAAATCATGATTCAGACGAAAAACGTCATCCTCGGCCAAAAGGATCAGGACTCCCATCCGGAAATTGTCATTGGAGACTATGTGCGCCTTTCGGTTCAGGATAATGGCTGTGGCATGGATCCCGAAACCTTGGCGCATATTTTCGAGCCGTTTTTCACGACCAAAGATCCCGGTATCGGCACCGGCTTGGGGCTCGCCACGGTCCTGGGCGCAGTCAAGCAGCATAAAGGGTACGTTTACGCCTCCAGCGAACCTGGCCAGTGGACCATTTTCAATGTTTATCTGCCCCGCGCAGAAGGTGTCGTGCAGATTGAAACCAGTCCGTTGGATCGCCCGGTCCGCGAGGGGTCGGAAACCGTTCTGCTGGTTGAAGATGATCCCATGCTGCTCAACCTGCTGAAATCCATCCTGGAAGAGAATGGTTATACCGTCCTCGCCGCAACCAATCCGGCTGCCGCCTTGTCGCTGGCCCGCGAATATCAGGGATCGATCCTCCTGCTGCTTTCCGATTTGATCATGCCGGTGATGAACGGCCGGCAATTGTTCGAGAAACTACATCCCCTGCGGCCTGAGATGAAAGTTCTGTTCATGTCCGGCTATTCCGACGATATTATTTCCAGCCAGGGGGTGATTCATGAACATATCCATGTCCTGCAAAAACCCATTGAGACCGACTTGCTGATCAGTACCGTGCGCAACATCCTGGACGCTCCGGCCAGCAACTGAGTTGTTTTGAGGCAACGTCCTGTTTTAGAAAGTTTTTCTTGCCGCTCCGCAGGTGATGATTTATTGTTCCAGTACGCTAGTTTGAAACGAGGGACTTTCAGTCCAAGCTTTTCAAGCTCTATGAATTGATTCCTTCCCCCTTGATGGGGGAAGGTTAGGATGGGGGTGAAAATGCTGGCCAGTTTCCCCTCACCCCAACCCTCTCCCACGAGGGAAGAGGGGGCTATCTCAGGGCCTTTCAGCCTCGTCCCTCTGCACATTCAGTACATAGTCGTTTAGTGTCACGACAGGTTTTGCAGCAGTTATTAAGCGGGAGGGGGATGTATATGGGATCAACTCCTTGGATTCAAAACGCCACAGCATATGCCGGGTCAGGTGCTGTGGCGTTTGCTATTTTGAGCAGACAACAAGACAGACGTTGAGCGAGCGGGCAAGGATCACATATTTAAAGGGGGGACGATGAAGCACCTGATTGTTTGTTGTGACGGCACCTGGAACAATCCTCTGCAGGAAGAGAACGGCGTGCCTGCGCCGACCAATGTGTTCAAGTTGTATAACGCCCTGGCCGAAGCCAGCCAGGGCTGCGAGCAGCTGAAATACTACCATCCCGGTGTCGGCGGGGAGGGCGGGTTGGTCTCGTCCATTGTCGGTGGCGCGTTCGGGGCCGGGATCAGTCGGCATATCTGTAACGCCTATCACTGGCTGGCCGAAAACTACCTCGAAGGGGATCAGATCTACCTGTTCGGTTTCAGCCGCGGCGCGTTCACCGCCCGCAGTTTGGGTGGTTTTCTGGGCAAAGGGCTGCTCAATCTGGACAAGATCGATTCCAAAGAGGGCTGGGAACGCGTTCATACCGCCTATGAAAAAGGTTATCGGAAATGCAAGGAGAACTGGGCCAAAACCGACTGGGCGTTTTTCCACGCCGGTCAGCCCGCGCCGATCCGCTTGATCGGGGTCTGGGACACGGTCGGCGCCCTCGGTATTCCCGACGATCTGGAAATCCTTAACTTTTTCGATGATAAGGACAAGTGGGAATTCCATGACACGGAGCTGGGCGCCCACGTGCAGATCGCCCGTCATGCCATGGCCATCGATGAAATCCGTTCCAGCTTCAGCGTGACCCGCTGGTCCAAAACAGCCCCGACCACAGATGCCAAAGAAATCTGGTTTCCCGGGGTGCATTCTGATGTTGGTGGCGGTTACGCGGACTGCGACCTGTCCAACGGGGCGCTGTTGTGGATGATGCAGGAAGCGCAGAGCGCCGGGCTGAAATTCCGCTCCGACGCCATCGCCCTGATTAAAGCCGATCCTCTGGGCGTCATGCACAATTCCTACAAAGGGGCCTTTGCCATGCTGCGCTCCCGTCCGCGCAATATCCCGGCGCTCGATCAGGCCAATGCGACGGCGTTTCATTCCAGTGCGCTGCTCCGTCAGAAGATTTCGCCTGTCACGTATCCGGCCTATCACCCCACCAAAATCCTCGCCCTCGGTGAATCTGTTGCCATAGACATTTATGCCGCCGAGCGCTGGAACAACACCGGCCTTTATCTGGAAAAAGGGCACAAATATCAGTTTTCCGCCACCGGGGAATGGAAAGACAGCAAGGATGTCTGCGACTGGAAAGGCACCCAGAACGACGACCTGACCAAAGGGGATATCGTCCGGTTGGGGTCGTCCTTCCTGGGACTGTTCGAGGGAGCCTTCAAAAAGGTCAGCAAGAATGATTCCTTCGACATGCTCTGGACCAAGCGGGTTGAAAGCCTCAAATGGTTCGTGATGGTCGGAGCCATTGCCAACGATTCCGGCAAACAGAAGTCCGTCAAACAAGACGGCAGCCCAACCCCGCATCAGTACGTCGACCTGACCAAATACCAGAACAAACCCCTTGAAATCAGCGCGCCGGGTTATCTCTACTGCTTCCCCAATGATGTCTGGAGCCTTTATGACAATAACCGGGGGAGTGTGAGGTTGGTGGTTGAGCGGGTGGGGTGAGCTGCCAGTTCTCAATTTAGTAGGCCTGCAATATGGACATTGCCGACCGCAAAGCCGAACTGTCGGAGAATATCCGTGGCGATATTGCCCTGATTTATTTTTATATGAATGATGCCTATCCGGGGCGGGGGATTATCAGCGGTAAGAACCGCAAACTGTTTGAGGCTTGGGATAAACAGGACCCGGTTGACGCCTGGGAGTGTGAGCGGGAAAGGCGGATTCAGAAAGTGCAGGGGAATGGGACTCAGTTTGTGATGGATAGATGCTTGAGTAAATGAACGGGGTTTGCAAGTAATAAGGATGAATTTCTTTATTTATCAAATTTATAATATGTGAAATATTAGAGTTTAATATATTTTTTAATATGATTTATGGAGGGGCTATGTCAATTGAGCAATGGCTGATGAGTCCTGAGCGCCGTGAGCTGCTGGCATGGATAGGCTCTTTTGTTATAGGAGTCCCAACCGCGATTTATTCTATTTATAAATTTCTGAAAAAGTTTAAACTCACCACCTCTGATTCAAAATCTTTAGATTCTGGATTTCCTTCGTTCATTATTGATAGCGCGACAATTTACAACATCGTCAACAATAATGTTTCTCCAGAGTCATTTCAGACTTTAGTCGAAGAGCTCGGTGTTACCAAGGCAGCGCTGAAAAAATTCTTTGAGATCATTCAAGAGGAACATGTTTCTCCCGAGGATCTCAACAGCACCTTGTGCCGGATTGCTCAGAGTTTTCATGAGCTGAAAATAAAGCTGGCTTCTTTTACCTCAGACGACCCGGAAGTCAACACCCTAAAACAACAAGCATCTAACGCTTTGGAAGCCGGACAGTTTTTGAAGGCCGAAGATCTTCTAAACCAGGCTAGTGACTGTGACGTTAAAAAAGCAATGGAAATTCAAAAGATTGCTCACAAGAAGTTATTGTCTGCGGCAGAAAGTAAGGCCGAGAACGCCCAACTGAAGAATTCTCAATTCCAATATGCTGTTGCTGCCGAATATTATCGGCAGGCGGTGGAACTGCTTCCCTCGGGGGAAGATAAAATTTTGGCCTCTTATCTCAATCTTGAAGGAATGTCTCTCTATAACCTCGGCAATTACGATAGTGCCAACCAGAAGTTGTCTAAGGCTGTCGACCTAATGAAGGAAGCTTTTGGCGAAGAACATCTATGTTCCCTGACCTGTATGAACAACCTTGCGGAAACATTGCGAGCCCAAGGGGACTTGAAAGGTGCCCGTACGCTTCAAGAGCAAGTTCTGGAGGTGAGTCGGCGGACCCTGAGCGAGGAGCATCCAGATAGTCTGATCAGTATGAACAACCTGGCGTTAACACTGCAGGCCTTGGGAGACTTGCGTGGTGCCCGTAAACTTCAGGAGCAGGTACTGGAGGTGAGCCGACGGTTCTTAGGCAGGGAACACCCGGATAACCTGA
The Pelobacter seleniigenes DSM 18267 DNA segment above includes these coding regions:
- a CDS encoding DUF2235 domain-containing protein, whose translation is MKHLIVCCDGTWNNPLQEENGVPAPTNVFKLYNALAEASQGCEQLKYYHPGVGGEGGLVSSIVGGAFGAGISRHICNAYHWLAENYLEGDQIYLFGFSRGAFTARSLGGFLGKGLLNLDKIDSKEGWERVHTAYEKGYRKCKENWAKTDWAFFHAGQPAPIRLIGVWDTVGALGIPDDLEILNFFDDKDKWEFHDTELGAHVQIARHAMAIDEIRSSFSVTRWSKTAPTTDAKEIWFPGVHSDVGGGYADCDLSNGALLWMMQEAQSAGLKFRSDAIALIKADPLGVMHNSYKGAFAMLRSRPRNIPALDQANATAFHSSALLRQKISPVTYPAYHPTKILALGESVAIDIYAAERWNNTGLYLEKGHKYQFSATGEWKDSKDVCDWKGTQNDDLTKGDIVRLGSSFLGLFEGAFKKVSKNDSFDMLWTKRVESLKWFVMVGAIANDSGKQKSVKQDGSPTPHQYVDLTKYQNKPLEISAPGYLYCFPNDVWSLYDNNRGSVRLVVERVG
- a CDS encoding endonuclease; the protein is MDIADRKAELSENIRGDIALIYFYMNDAYPGRGIISGKNRKLFEAWDKQDPVDAWECERERRIQKVQGNGTQFVMDRCLSK